Proteins found in one Mucilaginibacter gracilis genomic segment:
- the mdh gene encoding malate dehydrogenase yields MKITVIGAGAVGATCADNIARRELAEELILLDIREGFAEGKAIDMMQTAAYLGFDTKITGVTNDYAATADSEVVIITSGLPRKPGMTREELIGTNAGIVKSVTENVLKHSPNTIIIVVSNPMDTMNYLTLKTSGLPKNRILGMGGALDSARFKYYLSQELGCSPADLNAVVIGGHGDTTMIPLIAHATWNSIPVTQLLSKEQQDKIVAATMVGGATLTKLIGTSAWYAPGAGTAAMVESIVRDEKKLISCGVALDGEYGQTDISLVVPVVLGKSGWEKIVNFKLTETEQAEFNKSADAVRNMNQVLKDSNFI; encoded by the coding sequence ATGAAGATAACCGTAATTGGAGCAGGCGCCGTAGGTGCTACCTGTGCCGATAATATTGCCCGCCGTGAATTAGCCGAAGAACTGATATTGTTAGACATCCGCGAGGGTTTTGCCGAAGGTAAGGCCATTGATATGATGCAAACCGCTGCTTACCTTGGTTTTGATACCAAGATAACCGGTGTTACCAATGATTATGCTGCCACTGCCGATTCGGAAGTGGTTATCATCACATCCGGCCTGCCCCGTAAACCGGGAATGACCCGCGAAGAACTGATTGGCACCAATGCAGGTATTGTAAAAAGCGTTACCGAAAACGTTTTAAAACACTCGCCAAACACCATCATCATTGTAGTATCCAACCCTATGGATACCATGAATTACTTAACGCTTAAAACTTCGGGCTTGCCTAAAAACCGCATTTTAGGGATGGGCGGTGCTTTAGATTCGGCACGCTTTAAATATTACCTAAGCCAGGAACTGGGCTGCTCACCTGCCGATTTAAACGCCGTTGTAATTGGCGGCCACGGCGATACCACCATGATTCCGCTGATTGCGCACGCCACCTGGAACAGCATCCCGGTAACGCAATTGCTAAGTAAAGAACAACAGGATAAAATAGTTGCCGCAACCATGGTTGGCGGTGCAACACTAACCAAACTGATAGGCACATCGGCATGGTATGCGCCTGGTGCAGGTACCGCAGCTATGGTTGAAAGCATTGTTAGGGACGAAAAGAAACTGATTTCGTGCGGAGTAGCCTTAGATGGCGAATATGGCCAAACAGATATTTCGCTGGTAGTACCCGTGGTATTGGGCAAAAGCGGCTGGGAAAAAATTGTTAATTTTAAACTAACCGAAACCGAGCAAGCCGAATTTAACAAAAGTGCCGATGCGGTACGAAATATGAACCAGGTTTTGAAGGATAGTAACTTTATATAA
- a CDS encoding retropepsin-like aspartic protease has translation MRITIPLQIIELQDDGFHPLVEVVVFGKPFILVLDTGASKTAFDTNLLQQANEETIFSNSDRLSTGLGTNTMASFTTTIRDMRIGKLSIAAFEVAVLDLSAINIAYSQLNKPQVLGVLGGDILMKYEALIDYSKSVLKLKKL, from the coding sequence ATGAGAATTACCATCCCGTTACAAATTATTGAACTGCAAGACGACGGCTTCCACCCACTGGTGGAAGTTGTTGTTTTTGGCAAACCTTTTATTTTGGTGCTGGATACAGGCGCATCAAAAACAGCATTTGATACAAACCTCTTACAGCAAGCCAACGAGGAAACTATCTTTTCAAATTCGGATAGGCTTTCAACCGGCCTGGGCACTAATACGATGGCTTCCTTTACCACTACTATTCGGGATATGCGCATCGGCAAACTTAGTATTGCCGCATTTGAAGTTGCCGTGCTTGATTTATCGGCCATTAACATCGCTTATAGCCAACTCAATAAACCACAGGTATTGGGCGTTTTGGGTGGAGATATTTTGATGAAATACGAAGCCCTTATAGACTATAGTAAAAGCGTGCTGAAACTTAAAAAACTATAG
- a CDS encoding DUF3857 and transglutaminase domain-containing protein gives MKKQSLLLFTALLCWQNLYSQAIEKETWEAKPVIHTVGTKYGKESAVIIMDKRQIEYIDEKEEVAEYYTLHKIIHINDDRGIENFNKIYLGVSEKSDIVDVRARTITPDGKIIELNKNNIKDIKEEDGNTYKIFALDGLSKGCEVEYFYTVKRPTTYFGREVIQSVFPILASSVQLIKPERLKFEIKPYNCPASPVDTLIGTKKITRCDFTGIPGAEEEKYAFYDNNLWRVEFKLSYNDAKQKGERLFTWNELARRIFSVYTYYSEKDVKKVQDLVKANAWDGLGDEVKKIIAVENYIKKNYSYNDDLKSDEGNSLESVIKNKIGGTIGSVRLYSAIFQNLGIRYQFVLTGDRNKFMIDRTFENWNNCDYPLFYFPAENKFIAPTRPDYRYPLIYPYWGDTNGLFCKSTSIGTFSTAIADIRPIELEDYKKSCSNIESKLELNNNLDSITVDAKQIYDGYPAVDYRDAFNFSNEDQKKTMIKEMAKMVSSTDHILFSEALNSAFEATDQPFIMHTKTKSAELIEHAGNKLLLKIGLAIGPQVEMYQEKPRQQPVDIEYGHVEKRKIEFTIPAGYTISNPNDLKIDETFKDNGELTMGFVSNYEIKGNLLTVNITEEYRKTLYPLSQFPQFRKIINASSDFNKVVLVLQKM, from the coding sequence ATGAAAAAGCAATCGCTTTTATTATTTACAGCATTATTATGCTGGCAAAACCTCTATAGCCAGGCTATTGAAAAAGAAACCTGGGAGGCAAAGCCTGTTATCCATACCGTTGGCACTAAATATGGCAAAGAGTCGGCAGTTATCATTATGGATAAACGACAAATAGAATATATAGATGAAAAGGAAGAAGTTGCCGAATATTATACCCTGCATAAAATTATTCACATTAACGATGACAGGGGGATAGAGAACTTTAACAAAATCTATCTCGGCGTAAGCGAAAAATCGGACATTGTGGATGTGAGGGCCCGCACCATTACCCCCGACGGTAAAATTATAGAGCTTAATAAAAACAACATCAAAGATATTAAGGAGGAGGATGGTAATACCTATAAAATTTTTGCTTTGGATGGCCTAAGCAAAGGTTGCGAGGTAGAGTATTTTTATACGGTAAAAAGGCCCACAACTTACTTTGGCCGTGAGGTTATTCAAAGTGTCTTCCCCATTTTAGCAAGCTCCGTACAGCTCATTAAACCCGAACGCCTCAAATTCGAGATCAAACCTTACAATTGCCCGGCAAGCCCTGTTGATACCCTAATTGGCACCAAAAAAATTACGCGCTGCGATTTTACCGGGATACCGGGCGCCGAAGAGGAAAAATATGCCTTTTACGATAACAACCTTTGGCGGGTTGAGTTTAAACTATCATATAACGATGCCAAACAAAAGGGTGAGCGCCTTTTTACCTGGAATGAATTAGCGCGCAGAATTTTTAGTGTTTACACTTATTACTCCGAAAAAGACGTTAAAAAAGTACAGGATTTGGTTAAGGCCAATGCCTGGGATGGCCTTGGCGACGAGGTTAAAAAAATTATAGCTGTAGAAAACTACATCAAAAAAAATTATTCGTACAACGACGATCTAAAAAGCGACGAGGGTAATAGTCTGGAAAGCGTTATTAAAAACAAAATAGGCGGAACTATAGGCTCTGTGCGTTTATATAGTGCTATATTCCAAAATCTGGGCATACGGTATCAGTTTGTATTAACCGGCGACAGAAACAAGTTTATGATTGACAGGACGTTTGAGAACTGGAACAATTGTGATTACCCGCTATTCTATTTCCCCGCCGAAAATAAATTTATAGCTCCAACACGGCCCGATTACAGGTATCCGCTTATTTACCCGTACTGGGGCGATACCAATGGCCTGTTTTGCAAAAGTACATCAATTGGTACGTTTTCAACCGCTATTGCCGATATCCGCCCCATTGAACTGGAAGATTATAAAAAATCCTGCTCCAACATCGAATCCAAACTTGAGCTTAACAACAATTTAGATTCGATAACCGTGGACGCTAAACAGATATACGACGGTTATCCGGCTGTCGACTACAGGGATGCGTTCAATTTTTCAAACGAGGACCAGAAAAAAACTATGATTAAGGAGATGGCCAAAATGGTTTCCAGTACCGATCATATTCTTTTCTCCGAAGCTTTAAATAGCGCATTCGAAGCCACCGATCAGCCTTTTATCATGCATACCAAAACGAAATCAGCTGAATTAATTGAACATGCCGGAAATAAATTATTGCTTAAAATAGGACTGGCCATTGGTCCACAGGTTGAAATGTACCAGGAAAAACCCCGGCAGCAACCCGTTGATATTGAATACGGACACGTTGAAAAAAGAAAGATCGAATTTACCATCCCGGCGGGCTATACCATCAGCAATCCCAATGATTTAAAAATTGACGAAACCTTTAAGGATAACGGCGAACTCACAATGGGTTTTGTATCTAATTACGAGATTAAAGGTAACCTACTCACTGTTAACATCACAGAAGAGTACCGGAAAACACTTTATCCGCTCAGCCAATTCCCCCAATTTAGAAAGATCATCAATGCCTCGTCAGATTTTAATAAAGTTGTACTTGTGCTTCAAAAAATGTAA
- a CDS encoding PadR family transcriptional regulator encodes MSTNPLLKGTLQTIILKLLEDNRQMYGYEITQKVKEITAGEIKLTEGALYPALHKLEAEGMLETTTEIVDSRVRKYYRLTEQGGNQVAGKLNEAQAFIEQLQALLNLKPAL; translated from the coding sequence ATGAGTACAAACCCATTGTTAAAAGGTACGCTGCAAACTATTATTTTGAAACTGCTGGAAGATAACCGGCAAATGTATGGTTACGAAATAACACAAAAGGTGAAAGAAATTACTGCCGGCGAGATTAAGCTAACCGAAGGTGCTTTATATCCGGCTCTGCACAAACTGGAGGCAGAAGGTATGCTGGAAACTACAACCGAAATTGTTGATAGCCGTGTGCGCAAATATTACAGGCTTACCGAGCAAGGGGGTAATCAGGTGGCAGGTAAGTTAAATGAAGCTCAGGCATTTATTGAGCAGCTACAGGCGTTATTAAACCTTAAACCGGCACTATAA
- a CDS encoding DUF3857 domain-containing protein — protein MRNKKRLLLICLTICFSFQLGGLKAQTLDALLKQYPDEKAVLLNRTLDYTISLKNGQPYVESHELQQIEYLQGNAAAFMSEYGFSHSDFQKLVSYQAYTRTSDDKKLKVTEFKTSTNKESFVFYDDVKSTTFNFPAVGPGAIGNLEVSWLNTDPHLLSPFYFTSSMPVANSELKVTVANDISLKYHLMGLDTNQITVKIERNRHDKLYTFQYKNCPADKRYEDAPGFGWYSPHVIFYIENYKGQDNQIVSYLSNASDLYKLNYSYIKKINTTISPELKSVVDSITAKATSAESKAKTIYSWVQRNIKYVAFEDGMEGFVPRDAGLVCSRRFGDCKDMASILTEMLNAAGVPAYFTWIGTRDLPYKFSEVPLPLVSNHMICAIKLNDQYIFLDGTDPTCVFGTPSYGIQDKEAMIAINEQEYKILKVPVMEKTSNLFTDTTWLELGPTGISGKIKQELQGYFASNIYARLMYANGKNLKESMKYEFERGSNKFQLDTFQIEKKPTTDKIALSANFSLHDYAKKIGNEYYLNLNLFKFFADQQIDYPKRAMPIEYSFKYIKKYVTMLKVPEGYKITYLPQGKEYHNNVWGFNLQYEQKGNWVILTQQFYNDNLMLSSDQFEPWNKVLENLFPLYKETLSLTKI, from the coding sequence ATGAGAAATAAAAAACGCTTACTATTAATATGTTTAACAATTTGTTTCTCTTTCCAGTTAGGCGGTTTAAAAGCACAAACTCTTGATGCCTTACTTAAACAGTATCCCGATGAAAAAGCGGTATTGCTTAACAGAACGCTTGATTATACCATCAGCTTAAAAAATGGCCAACCTTATGTAGAGAGCCACGAACTACAGCAGATAGAATACCTGCAAGGTAATGCGGCGGCCTTCATGAGCGAGTATGGTTTTTCGCACAGCGATTTTCAAAAGCTGGTATCGTACCAGGCTTATACCCGCACATCCGATGATAAAAAACTAAAGGTAACCGAGTTTAAAACAAGCACAAATAAAGAGAGCTTTGTATTTTACGACGACGTTAAAAGCACTACGTTCAACTTTCCGGCTGTAGGCCCTGGTGCCATTGGCAACCTGGAGGTATCGTGGCTCAATACCGACCCGCATTTGCTGTCGCCCTTTTATTTTACAAGCTCTATGCCTGTAGCTAACAGCGAGTTAAAGGTAACGGTTGCTAATGATATATCGCTAAAGTACCACCTTATGGGCTTAGATACCAACCAAATAACGGTAAAAATAGAACGTAACCGGCACGATAAGCTTTACACCTTTCAATACAAAAACTGCCCTGCCGATAAGCGGTATGAAGATGCGCCCGGCTTTGGATGGTACTCGCCCCATGTGATATTTTATATCGAAAATTACAAAGGGCAGGATAACCAAATCGTTTCGTATCTCTCAAACGCCAGCGATTTGTATAAACTGAATTACAGCTACATCAAAAAAATAAATACCACCATTAGCCCCGAGCTTAAAAGCGTTGTTGATTCTATCACGGCAAAGGCCACATCGGCGGAAAGTAAGGCAAAAACTATTTACTCCTGGGTGCAGCGTAATATCAAATACGTAGCCTTTGAAGATGGTATGGAGGGGTTTGTGCCGCGCGATGCAGGCCTGGTTTGCAGCAGGCGCTTTGGCGATTGTAAAGACATGGCCAGCATTTTAACCGAAATGTTGAATGCAGCGGGTGTGCCTGCATATTTTACCTGGATAGGCACCCGCGATTTACCTTATAAATTTAGCGAAGTACCACTGCCGCTGGTAAGCAACCACATGATATGTGCCATTAAACTTAACGACCAATATATTTTTTTAGATGGCACCGACCCTACATGCGTTTTTGGAACACCCTCATACGGCATACAGGATAAAGAAGCCATGATTGCTATTAATGAGCAGGAGTATAAAATTTTAAAAGTACCCGTAATGGAAAAAACCAGCAACCTATTTACCGATACAACGTGGCTTGAATTAGGCCCTACAGGTATTTCCGGAAAAATAAAACAGGAATTGCAGGGCTATTTTGCATCAAATATTTACGCAAGGTTAATGTATGCCAATGGCAAAAACCTAAAAGAGAGCATGAAATACGAATTTGAACGCGGCTCCAATAAGTTTCAACTGGATACTTTCCAGATTGAAAAAAAACCAACTACTGATAAAATAGCACTATCGGCCAATTTTAGTTTGCACGATTATGCCAAAAAAATAGGTAACGAATACTATTTAAATCTCAACCTTTTCAAGTTTTTTGCCGATCAGCAAATAGATTATCCTAAACGCGCAATGCCTATTGAGTACAGCTTTAAGTATATTAAAAAATATGTTACCATGCTTAAAGTACCCGAAGGGTACAAAATTACCTACTTGCCGCAAGGTAAAGAATACCACAATAACGTGTGGGGCTTTAACCTGCAATACGAGCAAAAAGGCAACTGGGTAATACTAACTCAGCAATTTTACAACGATAACCTAATGTTAAGCAGCGACCAGTTTGAACCCTGGAATAAAGTACTCGAAAACCTTTTCCCGCTGTATAAAGAAACCCTAAGCCTTACAAAAATCTAA
- a CDS encoding PorP/SprF family type IX secretion system membrane protein, protein MRSQNIKALHLVIGVLCMLGATQGAKAQLTGFHSGYFQNEYLTNPAMAGMEKGLNLNLGYQQQWNTVPGGPKLQNATADFGAGNNVGLGINLNADQAGLLSRTRVMGTFAYHLPISGDGDKLNFGLSLGITSNHLDYSKIVGDASDIQAANYNNRGAYVDGDFGLSYTNKALTLQGSLPNLKSIFSQADGEDLEIDRATFFTAASYKITFDNPYNKLIVEPKVAYRGVKGFDNIFDGGVDLLMPTNHFDISTVYHTNKTITFGAGLDLPTMGLLFAYTNNTGAVSAYAPNTFELGIKFKLFK, encoded by the coding sequence ATGAGATCACAAAATATAAAAGCACTGCACCTGGTAATAGGCGTACTGTGCATGCTTGGAGCAACACAGGGAGCCAAGGCACAGTTAACAGGCTTCCATTCGGGCTATTTCCAGAATGAGTACCTCACAAACCCTGCAATGGCAGGGATGGAAAAAGGCTTGAACCTGAACCTGGGCTACCAGCAACAGTGGAACACGGTACCCGGTGGCCCCAAGCTGCAAAATGCCACGGCGGACTTTGGCGCGGGCAACAACGTAGGGCTTGGGATTAACCTGAATGCCGACCAGGCAGGCTTACTATCCAGAACACGTGTGATGGGTACATTTGCCTACCATTTGCCCATTAGCGGCGATGGTGATAAGCTGAACTTCGGCTTATCATTAGGCATCACGAGCAACCATCTGGACTATAGCAAAATTGTAGGCGATGCCAGCGACATCCAGGCAGCCAACTATAACAACAGAGGCGCATATGTAGACGGCGACTTCGGCCTATCATACACCAACAAGGCACTCACCCTGCAAGGCTCATTACCAAACCTGAAGAGCATCTTCTCACAGGCCGACGGCGAAGATTTAGAAATAGACCGTGCAACGTTTTTCACGGCAGCAAGCTACAAGATCACGTTCGACAACCCGTACAACAAACTGATTGTAGAACCCAAGGTAGCCTATAGGGGCGTTAAAGGTTTCGATAATATTTTTGATGGCGGAGTAGACCTTTTGATGCCAACCAACCACTTCGACATCTCCACAGTATACCACACCAACAAAACCATCACCTTCGGTGCCGGGCTAGACCTGCCTACCATGGGCCTGCTATTTGCCTACACCAACAACACCGGTGCGGTGAGTGCCTATGCACCCAACACCTTTGAACTGGGTATTAAATTTAAATTGTTTAAATAG
- a CDS encoding toxin-antitoxin system YwqK family antitoxin — translation MKCLKFYFLLFIAIPQIAKAQKDGLINSGQVIKAGAALYDSSQYKKSFLMLNKINRSDTNYVWSLYERAITCEADSQFNKAIEYCKEALALKGQREYEPDLYNTYGNSLMDVAKYDEALKVFDSAIAKYPMYSLLYFNKGIIELQLKHYDVAEQLFQKTLFINPYMYSAHYQLALAALKQGKIIQSFLSTVGYLLVSPQGRYSSKSITLLNQISKSTDEILQYKNGRTITLDANYQMAEEILLSKIALDKQYKPIIALDDAISRQIQVVFEKLEYSPDDKDFWIQYYLPYYKQVYSEGNFELFINHLFSSVKIDVIQDYNKKNKKAMDTFKTIAGNYFNLIRSSKELFATRRDSVTKKYLYEDGALEGKGQLTNSGKTFVGQWNFSYSAGNPKSVGYYNEAGKREGEWTYYFFSGKLKAIEHFKNGNSDGQQIYYYENGNLSSQSSYLADKPEGLITTYYYNGVKKSITYYKLGKKDGEVKTFYNNGNVKVICNYSNGLANGSYQEYYKSGPLKESGTYAADKLEGPYKSYYENGALSAEMTFSKDNVTGTWKSYYDSGKLKETRNYLNNEEDGLHQEYYENGQLSNSFTAKKGKMNGDVAYYDRDGKVYGQFVYEAGMPKSARYLSKAGTQLSSSVMVNNFIDITTYTPLGDKKAHFIYDKKGDINGPDTLFYPSGKIYQINQYKNGELNGLSVSYYVNGTKKSEINMTGGKNDGYYTSYNANGKPESEGWIQDGSYQGEWLYYNSQGVLSSKSYFLDSELNGYKEEYDPAGHKTLEQKYYQGWLEEMTQYDTDGKIISSAQFPKASGKYTLVYPKGQIMSQGNYLNGDFDGPYKNYFFDGSLESIFFYKKGVLDSTYTSYYFGGTKRLEGLYLRGNKSGLWKSYDEDGTLTHTTTYANDMINGIRTYYNPNGTKDFIAEYKDDLLDGLSQKYDEDGSLAYQALFQNDKIVSYTYLGADGKLLPFITVAGTNGIFKSYFANGKVSRECFYSDGEKNGKMTIYYTNGKPRSTDETVYGISEGPDREYYPDGKLKSEYQYLNDNYNGICKEYYKNGVLKKEITVVNGYNNGPSKYYNENGKLIKTMLYENGKLLSVTHEK, via the coding sequence ATGAAATGCCTGAAATTTTATTTTTTGTTATTCATCGCCATACCGCAAATTGCAAAAGCTCAAAAAGATGGCTTAATTAACTCGGGGCAGGTAATCAAAGCGGGGGCGGCTCTTTATGATTCCAGCCAATACAAAAAATCGTTCCTGATGTTAAATAAAATTAACAGGAGTGATACCAATTATGTGTGGTCGTTATACGAAAGGGCCATCACGTGCGAAGCCGATAGCCAGTTTAACAAAGCGATTGAATATTGCAAGGAAGCACTTGCCCTTAAAGGGCAGCGTGAGTATGAGCCCGATTTGTATAACACCTATGGTAACTCGCTAATGGATGTGGCTAAATATGACGAAGCCCTCAAGGTTTTTGATAGCGCCATTGCCAAATACCCCATGTATTCGTTACTGTATTTTAATAAAGGTATTATAGAGCTTCAGCTCAAACATTACGACGTGGCCGAGCAGTTATTTCAAAAAACGCTCTTTATTAATCCGTATATGTACAGCGCCCACTATCAGTTAGCTTTGGCGGCGTTAAAACAAGGCAAAATAATTCAGTCGTTCCTTAGCACTGTTGGTTACCTGTTGGTTAGCCCACAGGGCAGGTACTCCTCAAAATCAATCACCTTGCTTAACCAGATTTCTAAAAGCACAGACGAGATACTGCAATATAAAAATGGCCGAACAATAACGTTGGATGCCAATTACCAAATGGCGGAAGAAATATTGCTGTCTAAAATTGCACTCGATAAACAGTACAAACCCATTATTGCGCTCGACGATGCAATTTCCCGCCAAATACAGGTCGTATTTGAAAAATTAGAATACAGCCCCGATGATAAAGATTTTTGGATACAATATTACTTGCCTTACTACAAACAGGTTTATAGCGAAGGCAATTTTGAACTATTTATAAACCACCTATTCTCGAGCGTTAAAATCGACGTGATACAAGATTATAACAAGAAGAATAAAAAGGCAATGGATACCTTTAAAACCATCGCCGGCAATTACTTTAACCTTATACGCTCATCAAAAGAGTTATTTGCCACCCGGCGCGACTCGGTAACCAAAAAATATTTATACGAAGATGGTGCGTTGGAAGGCAAGGGGCAGCTAACCAATAGCGGCAAAACATTTGTTGGCCAATGGAATTTCAGCTATTCTGCCGGTAATCCTAAAAGCGTGGGCTATTATAATGAGGCCGGCAAGCGCGAGGGGGAATGGACCTATTACTTCTTTTCAGGAAAATTGAAAGCCATTGAACACTTTAAAAACGGCAATTCGGATGGCCAACAAATTTATTATTACGAAAACGGTAATCTGTCATCACAGTCATCTTACCTCGCCGATAAACCCGAAGGCTTAATTACCACCTATTACTACAATGGTGTAAAAAAATCGATTACCTATTATAAGCTTGGTAAAAAAGATGGAGAGGTAAAAACTTTTTACAACAACGGTAACGTAAAGGTAATTTGTAATTACAGCAACGGCCTGGCAAATGGCTCGTATCAAGAATATTATAAAAGCGGCCCGCTTAAAGAATCGGGAACTTATGCTGCCGATAAACTTGAGGGCCCCTATAAATCATATTACGAAAATGGCGCCTTATCTGCCGAAATGACTTTTAGTAAAGATAATGTAACCGGCACATGGAAATCTTATTACGACAGCGGGAAATTAAAAGAAACCCGCAATTACCTTAACAACGAGGAAGACGGGCTTCACCAGGAATATTACGAAAACGGCCAGTTGAGTAACTCTTTCACCGCAAAAAAGGGTAAAATGAATGGCGATGTAGCGTATTACGATAGAGACGGTAAAGTTTACGGTCAATTTGTTTATGAGGCAGGTATGCCAAAATCAGCCAGGTATTTGAGCAAAGCGGGCACACAACTCAGTTCGTCGGTAATGGTAAATAATTTTATTGATATTACTACTTATACGCCGTTGGGCGATAAAAAGGCCCATTTTATTTATGATAAAAAGGGAGACATTAATGGGCCAGATACGCTTTTCTATCCATCGGGCAAAATCTACCAAATTAACCAGTACAAAAATGGGGAATTAAATGGCCTATCCGTTTCTTACTATGTAAACGGCACCAAAAAATCGGAGATCAACATGACGGGCGGAAAAAACGATGGCTATTACACAAGCTATAACGCCAACGGAAAACCCGAATCGGAAGGCTGGATACAAGACGGTAGTTATCAGGGCGAATGGCTATATTACAATTCGCAGGGTGTTTTAAGTTCAAAATCGTATTTTTTAGATAGCGAATTAAATGGCTATAAAGAAGAATACGACCCTGCCGGTCATAAAACATTAGAACAAAAATACTACCAGGGCTGGCTTGAAGAAATGACGCAGTATGATACCGATGGCAAAATCATATCCTCAGCTCAATTCCCCAAAGCTTCCGGAAAATATACACTGGTTTACCCTAAAGGCCAAATCATGTCGCAAGGCAACTATTTAAACGGCGATTTTGACGGCCCTTATAAAAACTATTTTTTTGACGGAAGCCTGGAGAGCATCTTTTTTTATAAAAAAGGAGTTTTAGACAGCACCTATACCAGCTATTACTTTGGCGGAACCAAGCGCCTGGAAGGCCTCTACCTGCGCGGTAACAAAAGCGGCCTGTGGAAAAGCTATGACGAAGACGGAACGTTAACGCATACAACCACCTATGCAAACGATATGATAAATGGCATCCGCACTTATTATAACCCTAATGGCACCAAAGATTTTATTGCCGAGTATAAAGATGATTTGTTAGACGGCCTTTCACAAAAGTATGATGAGGATGGCTCGCTGGCCTATCAGGCATTGTTTCAAAACGATAAAATAGTATCGTACACTTATTTGGGGGCCGATGGTAAGTTGTTGCCGTTTATCACGGTAGCAGGTACAAATGGCATTTTTAAATCGTACTTTGCTAACGGCAAGGTATCCAGAGAATGCTTTTACAGCGATGGCGAAAAAAACGGGAAAATGACCATCTATTATACCAACGGCAAACCGCGATCTACCGACGAAACGGTGTATGGCATATCCGAAGGGCCGGATAGAGAATACTATCCCGACGGAAAATTAAAATCGGAGTATCAGTATCTAAACGATAACTATAACGGTATTTGTAAAGAGTACTATAAAAACGGTGTTTTAAAAAAGGAAATTACTGTGGTAAACGGATATAATAACGGGCCAAGTAAATATTACAACGAAAACGGCAAGCTTATCAAAACTATGCTGTATGAAAATGGAAAACTATTATCAGTTACTCATGAGAAATAA